In the genome of Mercurialis annua linkage group LG8, ddMerAnnu1.2, whole genome shotgun sequence, the window CGCTGTGTCCTATTTAAACTATTTTGATCTgaagtaaaaatagaaaaatttaatattatttaaattcaaGTTCATCACAAATCGAGATATAGGATAAAAAAGTTCGGTGCAATTTCAGGATTTTAACCCTACTTTTGATACTGAAATAGTTGTTTTTATTACAGGAAACAGCAGCATTCGGATTATCAGCAGGAGTATCATCATGGAACGCAGTCATTTTTGAAATAGTGATGACATTTGGGCTGGTATACACCGTATACGCCACAGCAATAGACCCCAAAAAAGGAAATATTGGAACCATTGCACCACTTGCAATCGGGTTCATAGTGGGTGCCAACATCTTAGCCGGTGGTGCGTTCGATGGTGCCTCAATGAACCCAGCCGTGTCCTTTGGTCCTGCTGTGGTCAGCTGGACTTGGACTAACCACTGGGTCTATTGGGTTGGTCCTATGATTGGTGCTGCCATTGCTGCCACTGTCTATGAGACTCTTTTTATTGGCGATGGTGCTCATGAGCCACTTACTAGCAATGATTTttgaggaatttttttttaattaagattgAGGAGTAATAATTTTTTGTGTTATTTGATATAGTTTGGTTGTGTTAGGTGTTTGATGTTGttgttttttaatatgtttagaTCAATGAAACTGCTTTGTTTTGATTTGAATGTTGTTCCATTaggaaattttattataattttagtagaatcaatatgtattaaaaaagaagaagcttATTCTCCCTTTTAccgatatatattaaaacaaaattctcATTTAACTAATGGGGTTGAAATTTTTCACCTGAGGATTAACATAAAGTGATAAAAATTCTTGTGCACCGTAgcgattttaattttttttttagcaatttattatCTTAACGGATTCTATCCGACTCATTCCAAATTAATTAAAGCAATAATTCCAAACATTAGATGATACATGTCGTCGTATCAATTTTTCATATATGTTGTTTAGTCAATTGAGCTTACATAAGATAGAGTTTTTTCTTCTAATATGAGATGGaaaatgatttttgattttacttTTGGTAAAAAACATAGAacaattttcataatatttttaaaagtaacatAAACCCTTAAACTAGTTTTGAACACAATTAAACTatcattgttttaaaattgaacaattgtATATTCTCAAACGAGAGAACTTTGTTCTGTGAGAACAGaagataatttaattatattttgattggtttagatttaattggattttaattggtttaacTGAGTTTGTActaaagtttttaattaattggagTTAATTAGGAAGAAGAGGGTGAAGAGGTGCTAGAAGATTCATCAGTTTAAAactgataaatattttaaatattaaagttatatttgaaccttttccgCAAGTAAATGAGAGACACATCAACAATTAACAGTGGTTTATAGCATTGATGGACAAAAGAGATTAATTGTTGGGTTTTAAACAACGAGGGTTTTAGTTGTgctccaatttagttttagagtttatatgtatttttagagaaggcttaatatcttaaaaattcccgacctttcatccccttttcaatcctacactgacgttgaaaatttgtcaattttaccccattttgtattttttcatttcaagtGTACCCTCAAACATAAAaatgacctttatttatttgacaaaaattcaaaaaaaattctttaaaatgatcaatttaatataaaaagttaatctaatgcaaaaagggtcaatttagagaatttttgccaaataaaaaaagtcaaatttatCCTTTAGGGTACATTtggaatgaaaaaaatacaaaataggataaaattaattgatttgcaacgtcagggtaggattgaaaaatgGCTGAAAGGTCAGGATATTTTTtaaagacattaggcctttagAGAAACACAAGGCTtgtttt includes:
- the LOC126659907 gene encoding aquaporin TIP1-3, which encodes MGKIAIGNPGEASQPDAIRAALAEFFCMVIFVFAGEGSGMAFNKLTHNGSATPAGLIAAALSHAFALFVAVSVGANISGGHVNPAVTFGAFVGGNITLLRAILYWIAQLLGSVVACLLLKFSTGGLETAAFGLSAGVSSWNAVIFEIVMTFGLVYTVYATAIDPKKGNIGTIAPLAIGFIVGANILAGGAFDGASMNPAVSFGPAVVSWTWTNHWVYWVGPMIGAAIAATVYETLFIGDGAHEPLTSNDF